In one Balaenoptera acutorostrata chromosome 5, mBalAcu1.1, whole genome shotgun sequence genomic region, the following are encoded:
- the LOC103006663 gene encoding tetratricopeptide repeat protein 19, mitochondrial-like: protein MKDEPAEAELILRDALLLAYKSDNKKAISYTYDWAEKLFKPTMSYLLRRAMEQEGNAIIVISLKPATIYAAQNRQELTLAGYEFCISTLEEKIEREKELSEDTLSVEEKANTHLLLGMCLDTYARYLLFSKQPSRAQRMNEKALQISEEILRERHPQTMVLLSDLATTLDAQGRSDEARVRTQRASDLARQVEHPELHVLLSDLAAALTHREQYAQAEEIYQEALKRAKLKRDEVSLQHIREELAELSRKSRPLS from the coding sequence ATGAAAGATGAGCCAGCAGAGGCAGAGCTAATTTTGCGTGATGCTCTTCTTCTTGCCTATAAGAGTGATAACAAGAAGGCCATCAGTTACACTTACGATTGGGCGGAAAAACTTTTTAAACCAACAATGAGTTACCTGCttagaagggccatggaacaggAAGGCAATGCAATAATAGTAATCTCTCTAAAGCCGGCCACTATTTATGCTGCTCAGAATAGACAGGAGTTGACTCTTGCTGGTTATGAATTCTGCATTTCAACCCTAGAGGAAAAaattgagagagaaaaggaattaTCAGAAGACACTTTGTCAGTGGAAGAGAAAGCCAACACCCACCTCCTCTTGGGCATGTGCCTAGACACCTATGCCCGCTACCTTCTGTTCTCCAAGCAGCCATCACGGGCACAAAGGATGAATGAAAAAGCTTTGCAGATTTCTGAAGAAATACTACGAGAAAGACACCCACAGACCATGGTGCTGCTGAGTGACCTGGCCACCACCCTGGATGCGCAGGGCCGCTCCGACGAGGCTCGTGTTCGCACGCAGAGGGCGTCAGACCTGGCGAGACAGGTGGAGCACCCTGAGCTCCACGTGCTGCTCAGTGATCTGGCTGCGGCCCTGACGCACAGAGAACAATATGCACAAGCAGAAGAGATCTACCAGGAAGCGCTAAAGCGAGCAAAGCTGAAAAGAGATGAGGTTTCTCTGCAGCACATCAGGGAAGAGCTGGCTGAGCTGTCACGAAAAAGTAGACCTTTGTCGTAA